A region of Nocardioides sp. JS614 DNA encodes the following proteins:
- the mobF gene encoding MobF family relaxase, whose protein sequence is MSLRKLTAGDGYSYLTRQVAAHDTTEKGHTSLADYYDEKGESPGRWMGSGLTGLGMNSGQGVTAQQMKALYGLGIHPDAANIEERLAEQGASRAEVEAAIALGKRFPIHDTASTFNVRVAEAFTAYNAQHRQKWNAPIRPEERARIRTQIGTAMFVEGHGREPQDARELSGFIAKASRQPTSAVAGFDLTFSPVKSVSALWALAPKEVAADIRAAHDAAVVDTLTWLEREVAHTRVGSGGVRQVKVRGLVAAAFTHRDSRAGDPDLHTHVAVSNKVQAEDGHWLALDGRLLYAAKVTASEHYNTRVEAELVARLGVEFADRDDTVGGKVPVREIRGVSTTLTRWWSRRRVAIEARQAEIAAEFQGRFGRPPTAIEAKSLADQATLETRDAKHGRRSEREQRDEWRAEADDVLGDPAEVDEMYSRAVGRRNGGRTATRDWVEDVAAATIAFVEESRATWNVWHLLAEAQRQARRAGIARDDVDRAVDQVVDAAISRSVRLGVDDPISEPPPLQRPDGASVYDVHGATLYTSAKVLLAEEEILNLAGRTGGHALADVRVEVAIAGAAANGFELNDAQAAMARDLATSGAVVQLALAPAGTGKTTTMSVLADAWAAGGGQVIGLAPSAQAAHELGQAVSGYTDTLAKLTWTLANEPSVAWPRWIRDIGPQSLVIVDEAGQAATTELAAAVRFVAERGGAVRLIGDDQQLAAVGAGGVLRDIQQQYGASTLSEVRRFDDPAEAAATLAVREGDAAALGFYADNARIHVGDLSAVADQAYDSWASDRAAGLDSVLLAPTRELVCQLNARARADRLTATATVGPEVDLADGNRGSVGDVIVTRRNSRRLVVSRSNWVKNGDRWRIEKVLGDGGLLARHLELGRTVELPLDYVAQHVHLGYATTVHGAQGMTADTAHLVAAGEETRQTLYVGISRGRQANHIYLDTGYDGDPHSLIDPKALRPPTAIDILAEILERDGSDRSATTTQREASAYTTQFHDAVMRYHDALGYAAEDVLGADSLASTNREVEAIWPGLTSEPAYPTLRGHLALRTVDGADPVATLLDAANERELGTSDDRAAVLDWRLGKAAAGPLPWLDGVPERLADHATWGPYLRSRFERITTLAGAVRGEAEAWTPTATPPWASGLTAAEHSALRGDLSVWRAAFDVPEDHARATGPVQPGASTAPHQQDLERRVRSVLGVHRADDELLELMPEEVRTDAEFGRLSERLGALQAAHVDVGPLMDRALNTVHPLPDERTADALWWRIVRHLGPAALRASANQAHTLRPSWTSHLSERLGEATCERVMADAMWPALVAAIHARPAEWTAEQLIDAATSGHGPDVRPEELCSALVWRIATMTDAPFAEPEPPEPDFSQPEPTPVAPIPAMNEPGAPAERIIELNHWALDHYSAMYPKSWAPDYLRDRLGNDLTDDPRYQVGYAPPGPTSLIQHLATRGTSEEELLDAGLARRTERGHLVDAFRDRLVFPIYSGSDLVGFIGRRNPTKPDGEFSGPKYLNTRSTAVFAKGEALFGLTEATADLDAGSTPVLVEGPMDAIAVTLASGGEYVGIAPLGTAFTETQAATLKPHLREAPSNIVIATDPDSAGWQSAQRAFWRLAALRAAPRHLTLPEGVDPADALRKHGKAALRTGLADSRDFALVLVDRVLDDRLATHDDAFARVDHCREAARTIGTLAPDRWLAYAQHASERLDLPLQAVIDEVLEAGAEWTDDPRACASRELARLGVSAAAPKATHRERVMEPPAATSEHCPIHLSRPPSPAVER, encoded by the coding sequence ATGAGTCTGCGGAAGCTGACCGCGGGTGACGGCTACAGCTACCTCACCCGCCAGGTCGCCGCGCACGACACCACCGAGAAGGGCCACACGAGCCTCGCGGACTACTACGACGAGAAGGGCGAGTCGCCCGGCCGGTGGATGGGCTCGGGACTCACGGGACTGGGAATGAACTCCGGCCAGGGGGTCACGGCGCAGCAGATGAAGGCGCTCTACGGGTTGGGCATCCATCCGGACGCGGCGAACATCGAGGAGCGCCTCGCCGAGCAGGGCGCCAGCCGCGCCGAGGTCGAGGCGGCGATCGCCCTCGGCAAACGATTCCCGATCCACGACACGGCTTCGACCTTCAACGTCCGTGTCGCGGAGGCCTTCACGGCGTACAACGCACAACACCGCCAGAAGTGGAATGCCCCGATCCGGCCCGAGGAAAGAGCACGCATCCGGACCCAGATCGGCACGGCGATGTTCGTCGAGGGCCACGGCCGCGAGCCGCAGGACGCCCGCGAGCTGTCCGGGTTCATCGCCAAGGCTTCACGCCAGCCGACCAGCGCGGTCGCCGGGTTTGATCTCACCTTCTCTCCGGTCAAGTCCGTCTCGGCGCTTTGGGCTCTGGCCCCCAAGGAGGTTGCCGCGGACATCCGCGCGGCGCACGACGCTGCCGTTGTCGACACGCTGACGTGGCTGGAGCGCGAGGTCGCGCACACTCGCGTCGGCAGCGGCGGCGTCAGGCAGGTCAAGGTCCGCGGTCTCGTCGCCGCTGCCTTCACGCACCGCGACAGTCGTGCCGGCGACCCCGATCTCCACACGCATGTTGCCGTCAGCAACAAGGTGCAGGCCGAGGACGGACATTGGCTCGCCCTCGACGGTCGCCTGCTGTACGCGGCCAAGGTGACAGCCTCCGAGCACTACAACACCCGCGTCGAGGCCGAGCTGGTCGCGCGGCTGGGAGTCGAGTTCGCGGACCGGGACGACACGGTCGGTGGCAAGGTTCCCGTCCGGGAAATCCGCGGTGTCAGCACCACGCTCACGCGCTGGTGGTCCCGTCGCCGAGTCGCGATCGAGGCCCGTCAGGCCGAGATCGCAGCCGAGTTCCAAGGGCGCTTCGGGCGCCCACCGACCGCCATCGAGGCGAAGAGCCTCGCCGACCAGGCGACTCTGGAGACGCGCGACGCCAAGCACGGCCGCCGCAGCGAGCGCGAGCAGCGGGACGAGTGGCGGGCCGAAGCCGACGACGTCCTGGGCGACCCTGCCGAGGTCGACGAGATGTACTCCCGGGCGGTCGGCCGCCGGAACGGTGGCCGGACGGCGACGCGAGACTGGGTCGAGGACGTCGCCGCGGCGACGATCGCTTTCGTCGAGGAGTCACGAGCGACGTGGAACGTGTGGCATCTCCTCGCCGAAGCCCAGCGCCAGGCACGGCGTGCAGGCATCGCCCGCGATGACGTCGACCGGGCCGTTGACCAGGTCGTTGATGCCGCGATCTCCCGGTCCGTCAGGCTGGGAGTCGACGACCCGATCTCCGAGCCGCCCCCGCTGCAGCGCCCGGATGGCGCGAGCGTGTACGACGTCCACGGCGCGACGCTCTACACGTCGGCCAAGGTTCTGCTCGCCGAGGAGGAGATCCTCAACCTCGCCGGGCGAACCGGAGGACACGCGCTCGCCGACGTACGCGTCGAAGTGGCCATCGCAGGCGCCGCGGCCAACGGATTCGAGCTCAACGACGCCCAGGCGGCGATGGCGCGCGACCTCGCCACGTCCGGCGCCGTCGTCCAGCTCGCCCTCGCTCCCGCTGGGACCGGCAAGACCACCACCATGAGCGTCCTCGCCGACGCGTGGGCAGCGGGCGGCGGCCAGGTGATCGGGCTGGCGCCGTCGGCGCAAGCCGCCCATGAGCTCGGCCAGGCCGTCAGCGGCTACACCGACACCCTCGCCAAGCTGACCTGGACGTTGGCCAACGAGCCGTCCGTTGCTTGGCCCCGCTGGATCCGCGACATCGGGCCGCAGTCGCTGGTCATCGTCGACGAAGCCGGACAGGCGGCCACCACTGAGTTGGCCGCCGCCGTGCGCTTCGTCGCCGAGCGCGGCGGCGCCGTACGACTCATCGGCGACGACCAGCAGCTCGCCGCAGTCGGAGCTGGCGGTGTCCTGCGCGACATCCAGCAGCAGTACGGCGCCTCGACCCTTTCCGAGGTCCGCCGCTTCGACGACCCGGCCGAGGCGGCCGCGACCCTCGCGGTGCGCGAAGGCGACGCGGCCGCACTCGGGTTCTACGCCGACAACGCGAGGATCCACGTGGGCGACCTGAGCGCGGTGGCCGACCAGGCGTACGACAGCTGGGCGTCCGATCGCGCCGCCGGGCTGGACTCGGTACTCCTCGCTCCGACACGCGAACTCGTCTGCCAGCTCAACGCTCGCGCCCGGGCCGACCGGCTCACGGCGACCGCCACTGTTGGTCCGGAAGTCGACCTCGCCGACGGCAACCGAGGCTCTGTCGGCGACGTGATCGTCACGCGGCGCAACAGCCGGCGGCTCGTCGTCTCCCGGAGCAACTGGGTCAAGAACGGCGACCGCTGGCGCATCGAGAAGGTCCTGGGCGACGGCGGCCTCCTCGCCCGACACCTCGAGCTCGGTCGCACTGTCGAGCTCCCGCTCGACTACGTCGCCCAACACGTCCATCTCGGCTACGCGACGACGGTCCACGGCGCGCAGGGCATGACGGCCGACACCGCACACCTCGTCGCGGCGGGCGAGGAGACGAGGCAGACGCTGTACGTCGGCATCTCCCGCGGCCGCCAGGCGAACCACATCTACCTCGACACCGGGTACGACGGGGACCCACACAGCCTCATCGACCCGAAGGCACTCCGTCCACCCACGGCGATCGACATTCTCGCCGAGATCCTTGAACGCGACGGCTCCGACCGCTCCGCCACGACCACGCAGCGCGAGGCATCGGCGTACACGACCCAGTTCCACGACGCCGTCATGCGCTACCACGACGCCCTCGGCTACGCCGCCGAGGACGTGCTCGGCGCCGACTCGCTGGCGAGCACGAACCGGGAGGTCGAGGCGATCTGGCCGGGGCTCACCAGCGAACCGGCGTACCCGACATTGCGTGGGCACCTTGCCCTGCGAACCGTCGACGGAGCAGACCCCGTCGCCACGCTGCTCGACGCCGCCAACGAGCGCGAGCTCGGCACCTCCGACGACCGTGCGGCCGTCCTCGACTGGCGGCTCGGCAAGGCTGCGGCCGGCCCCCTGCCATGGCTCGACGGCGTGCCAGAACGGCTCGCCGACCACGCGACCTGGGGTCCCTACCTCCGCAGTCGCTTCGAACGGATCACGACCCTCGCTGGCGCTGTCCGGGGTGAAGCCGAGGCGTGGACCCCGACAGCAACGCCTCCGTGGGCCTCAGGACTCACCGCAGCCGAGCACTCGGCACTGCGCGGCGACCTCTCGGTCTGGCGCGCAGCGTTCGACGTCCCCGAGGACCACGCCCGTGCCACCGGCCCCGTGCAGCCGGGGGCGTCGACTGCGCCCCACCAGCAGGACCTCGAACGCCGGGTGCGCTCGGTGCTGGGCGTCCACCGCGCCGACGACGAACTTCTCGAACTCATGCCAGAGGAAGTCCGGACGGACGCCGAATTCGGCCGCCTCTCGGAGCGACTCGGGGCACTGCAGGCGGCACACGTCGATGTCGGCCCACTGATGGACCGAGCCCTCAACACGGTCCACCCGCTTCCCGACGAGCGCACGGCCGACGCTCTCTGGTGGCGAATCGTGCGTCATCTCGGCCCTGCCGCCCTGCGCGCGTCGGCCAACCAGGCTCACACGCTCCGACCCAGCTGGACCTCACACCTCAGTGAGCGACTCGGTGAGGCGACCTGTGAGCGAGTCATGGCCGACGCGATGTGGCCGGCCCTGGTCGCGGCCATCCACGCGCGCCCCGCCGAGTGGACTGCCGAGCAACTGATCGATGCCGCGACCTCGGGCCACGGTCCCGACGTACGGCCTGAGGAACTGTGCTCGGCGCTGGTGTGGCGCATCGCCACCATGACGGACGCACCGTTCGCCGAGCCGGAGCCGCCCGAGCCCGACTTCTCTCAGCCGGAGCCGACACCGGTTGCGCCGATCCCGGCAATGAACGAGCCCGGGGCGCCCGCCGAGCGGATCATCGAGCTGAACCACTGGGCGCTCGACCACTACTCAGCCATGTACCCCAAGTCGTGGGCACCCGACTACCTCCGCGACCGCCTTGGAAACGACCTCACGGACGACCCGCGCTACCAGGTCGGGTACGCCCCGCCCGGGCCGACCAGCCTGATCCAGCACCTGGCTACGCGGGGCACCAGCGAGGAAGAACTACTCGACGCCGGACTCGCACGGCGAACAGAGCGCGGGCACCTGGTCGACGCCTTCCGCGACCGGCTGGTCTTCCCGATCTACTCCGGCAGCGATCTCGTGGGCTTCATCGGCCGCCGCAACCCGACCAAGCCGGACGGCGAGTTCTCCGGCCCGAAGTACCTGAACACCCGGAGCACCGCGGTGTTCGCCAAGGGCGAGGCACTCTTCGGCCTGACCGAGGCCACCGCTGACCTGGACGCGGGCTCGACGCCGGTACTCGTCGAGGGCCCCATGGACGCCATCGCCGTGACCCTGGCCTCGGGCGGCGAGTACGTCGGCATCGCGCCGCTCGGCACGGCCTTCACCGAGACCCAGGCCGCCACGCTGAAGCCGCATCTACGTGAGGCGCCGAGCAACATCGTGATCGCAACCGACCCCGACTCGGCTGGATGGCAGTCGGCCCAGCGAGCGTTCTGGCGTCTCGCGGCTCTTCGCGCAGCGCCTCGACATCTCACTCTTCCGGAAGGTGTCGACCCTGCCGATGCTCTGCGCAAGCACGGCAAGGCCGCCCTCCGGACGGGACTCGCCGATTCGCGGGACTTCGCCCTGGTGCTCGTCGATCGCGTACTCGACGATCGCTTGGCGACCCACGACGACGCCTTCGCACGGGTGGACCACTGCCGAGAGGCAGCCCGCACCATCGGAACGCTGGCACCCGACCGCTGGCTGGCGTACGCCCAGCACGCATCGGAACGGCTCGACCTTCCGCTACAGGCGGTCATCGATGAAGTTCTCGAAGCCGGTGCGGAGTGGACAGACGACCCTCGGGCCTGTGCTTCTCGCGAACTTGCTCGACTCGGGGTCTCCGCGGCCGCGCCGAAGGCTACCCATCGCGAACGCGTGATGGAGCCGCCCGCAGCGACGTCCGAGCACTGTCCCATTCACCTCTCGCGTCCCCCAAGTCCCGCCGTCGAGCGGTGA
- a CDS encoding type IV secretory system conjugative DNA transfer family protein, translating to MPFDRTVGVYGPQGSGKTLDLLTPALLTAPGAALVTLTKPEDLYLTIGARGMRGAVHVLDPFDLAPGTPGLVWDPVDGCADSMTAERRAKAFTAGTVGGAVTRGAGDEAARFYAAEAAKVLQAYFHAAALEGASLDDVLMWIADPHNATQPEEILRTHPGSAPFWDGLLRGALHGDHRTAGNTITTVQQAMALFFQESIRRRCVPSSSRPATDLKQVIADGGTVYLLGREDPYASASPLMTAIAEHVLDTALGMAMASPYGRICPPFLACLDELPSTTPLPTLRTRMANERALGLSFVYAAQTWRQLVICYGEDEARAMFGLTNNIVIFGGGKDGEFYKEVSELLGTARVSRRSYNLHRGGWGSSFYGDDVPVLRPEEIRQLPDRHALVVAENARPFVAKLSRCIDGRQGKALLREQAAARTQAAEARR from the coding sequence GTGCCTTTCGACCGCACCGTCGGCGTGTACGGGCCGCAGGGGTCCGGCAAGACCCTGGACCTGCTCACGCCGGCCCTACTCACGGCCCCAGGTGCCGCGCTGGTCACGCTCACCAAGCCGGAGGATCTCTACCTCACCATCGGCGCGCGCGGGATGCGCGGCGCCGTACACGTTCTCGACCCCTTCGACCTCGCGCCAGGGACGCCCGGGTTGGTATGGGATCCGGTGGACGGCTGCGCGGACTCGATGACAGCTGAGCGCCGGGCGAAGGCGTTCACGGCGGGGACCGTGGGCGGCGCGGTGACCCGCGGCGCAGGAGACGAGGCGGCACGGTTCTACGCGGCAGAGGCGGCGAAGGTCCTCCAGGCGTACTTCCACGCCGCCGCGCTCGAGGGAGCGTCGCTGGACGACGTACTGATGTGGATCGCGGACCCGCACAACGCGACCCAGCCGGAGGAGATCCTCCGCACGCATCCGGGCTCGGCACCGTTCTGGGATGGCTTGCTGAGGGGCGCCCTTCACGGTGATCACCGGACGGCGGGGAACACGATCACGACCGTCCAGCAGGCGATGGCGCTGTTCTTCCAGGAGTCGATCCGGCGGCGATGCGTGCCCAGCTCGAGTCGGCCGGCCACCGACCTCAAGCAGGTGATAGCCGACGGCGGCACCGTGTACCTGCTCGGTCGGGAGGATCCGTACGCGTCCGCCTCGCCGCTGATGACCGCGATCGCCGAGCACGTCCTCGACACCGCGCTGGGCATGGCCATGGCGTCGCCGTACGGCCGAATTTGCCCGCCGTTCCTGGCCTGCCTGGACGAACTGCCCTCGACCACGCCGCTACCGACGCTGCGGACGCGGATGGCCAACGAGCGGGCGCTCGGCCTGTCGTTCGTCTACGCCGCACAGACCTGGCGCCAGCTCGTCATCTGCTACGGCGAGGACGAAGCCCGAGCGATGTTCGGCCTGACGAACAACATCGTGATCTTCGGCGGCGGCAAAGACGGCGAGTTCTACAAAGAGGTGTCCGAGCTGCTCGGCACGGCGCGGGTGTCGCGCCGCAGCTACAACCTCCACCGAGGCGGCTGGGGCAGCAGCTTCTACGGCGACGATGTACCGGTCCTCCGGCCGGAGGAGATCCGGCAACTTCCCGATCGCCACGCTCTGGTCGTCGCCGAGAACGCACGACCGTTCGTCGCCAAGCTGTCCCGGTGCATCGACGGTCGTCAGGGAAAGGCGCTACTCAGAGAGCAGGCGGCCGCTCGGACGCAGGCTGCGGAGGCACGACGATGA
- a CDS encoding DUF6932 family protein — MLGANGLLPTGLVSVSAAQVHQHFVAPFTSSTTRQRLYDQWLLHRQAIETIIPIERQWLNGSYVTSKVDPGDIDVVTFIDGDALNSLAPPQQALLQDLIAGPSTRDRWGIDSYFVPTYAEGHPDRTAARKAEGYWRRMWTNVKGSTLTKGFLEVGA, encoded by the coding sequence ATGTTGGGCGCTAACGGGTTGCTGCCGACGGGTCTGGTCAGCGTCTCGGCGGCGCAAGTGCATCAGCATTTCGTGGCGCCGTTCACGTCCTCAACGACGCGTCAGAGGCTCTACGACCAGTGGCTGCTGCACCGTCAAGCGATCGAGACGATCATCCCGATCGAGCGCCAGTGGCTAAACGGCAGCTACGTCACTTCGAAGGTCGATCCGGGCGACATCGACGTGGTGACCTTCATCGACGGCGACGCGCTGAACTCGCTGGCACCTCCCCAACAAGCACTCCTGCAGGATCTGATCGCCGGTCCCTCCACCAGGGACAGATGGGGCATCGACTCGTACTTCGTGCCGACATACGCTGAAGGTCATCCGGACCGTACGGCGGCCCGCAAGGCCGAGGGCTACTGGCGGAGGATGTGGACGAATGTCAAGGGCAGCACCTTGACGAAGGGCTTCCTGGAGGTGGGCGCGTGA
- a CDS encoding ParB/RepB/Spo0J family partition protein: MSDSQFVRLDPSKIKIGANVRTDLHADAKEFARSIKERGVLEPVTVYADEDGAYVVLRGQRRTVVAAEVGLTDIPAQVVPKPDEADRITDQMVENLHRAAMRDSEIVGGVEQLALVGVSAAQIAKRAALPRNRVNAALAIVDKEQTRARVVSGDLTLDEAAIFAEFEHDAEAVERLERAMQFSRPLSHVAQRLRDEAAERAALLAEVDRLRAEGLPVLDPDEVRDARGLRLDDHVRAADGEAIAEDDWPTVPGAAVVVVAEWEYPDNETTDGDDESDDEPVQVFKPTWICRDPAAAGLVQRWNYRTGTHKTGDGEADEEEAAEAAREERRRVIANNKAWASAEVVRRDWLRQFLARKTAPQGAEALICEAVVGGQFTLTKAMDSAHPMLRELLGLDTASVYGGGRQAAEHLAEQAATPKAATMTTLAAVVTAWESSTGKHTWRNPSRWDARVLGALSTWGYQPSEVEGLLLATQPTDDQPVAV; this comes from the coding sequence ATGAGCGACTCGCAGTTCGTCCGCCTGGACCCCAGCAAGATCAAGATCGGCGCGAACGTCCGCACCGACCTGCACGCCGACGCCAAGGAGTTCGCCCGCTCGATCAAGGAGCGCGGCGTTCTGGAGCCGGTGACGGTGTACGCCGACGAGGACGGCGCGTACGTCGTCCTGCGCGGCCAGCGACGTACCGTCGTCGCCGCCGAGGTCGGCCTGACCGACATCCCGGCGCAGGTCGTGCCGAAGCCCGACGAGGCTGACCGGATCACCGACCAGATGGTCGAGAACCTGCACCGCGCCGCCATGCGCGACAGCGAGATCGTCGGCGGTGTCGAGCAACTCGCGCTCGTCGGCGTGAGCGCCGCGCAGATCGCCAAGCGCGCGGCCCTGCCCCGCAACCGCGTGAACGCGGCGCTGGCGATCGTCGACAAGGAGCAGACCCGCGCTCGTGTCGTCTCCGGTGACCTGACGCTCGACGAGGCTGCCATCTTCGCCGAGTTCGAGCACGACGCCGAGGCGGTCGAGCGACTCGAGCGCGCCATGCAGTTCAGCCGCCCCCTCTCCCACGTGGCCCAGCGACTCCGCGACGAGGCCGCCGAGCGCGCCGCCCTCCTGGCCGAGGTCGACCGGCTCCGGGCCGAGGGCCTCCCCGTGCTCGACCCGGACGAGGTCCGGGACGCCCGCGGGCTTCGGCTGGACGACCACGTCCGAGCCGCCGACGGCGAGGCGATCGCCGAGGACGACTGGCCGACCGTGCCGGGAGCGGCGGTCGTGGTCGTCGCTGAGTGGGAGTACCCCGACAACGAGACCACCGACGGGGACGACGAGTCGGACGACGAGCCGGTGCAGGTGTTCAAGCCGACGTGGATCTGTCGTGATCCGGCGGCGGCTGGACTCGTCCAGCGCTGGAACTACCGGACCGGAACCCACAAGACCGGCGATGGCGAGGCCGACGAGGAGGAAGCCGCCGAAGCGGCCCGCGAGGAACGTCGGCGCGTCATCGCCAACAACAAGGCGTGGGCCAGCGCCGAGGTCGTACGCCGCGACTGGCTGCGGCAGTTCCTCGCCCGCAAGACCGCGCCGCAGGGAGCCGAGGCGCTGATCTGTGAGGCGGTCGTGGGCGGGCAGTTCACCCTCACCAAGGCCATGGACTCAGCCCACCCGATGCTGCGCGAACTGCTCGGCCTCGACACCGCCAGCGTGTACGGCGGAGGTCGTCAGGCAGCCGAGCACCTGGCCGAGCAGGCAGCCACCCCCAAGGCCGCGACGATGACCACCCTCGCCGCCGTCGTAACCGCGTGGGAGTCGAGCACCGGCAAGCACACGTGGCGCAACCCGAGCCGTTGGGATGCCCGCGTCCTCGGAGCCCTCTCCACGTGGGGCTATCAGCCGAGCGAGGTCGAAGGCCTCCTGCTCGCCACCCAACCGACCGACGACCAGCCGGTCGCCGTCTGA
- a CDS encoding DUF932 domain-containing protein, translating into MAHQIETYGSEAAAIFARTDAWHRLGTTVRGRAFSAEEAMTIGHLGGWRVRKVPLTAHEVTTDGVTAISAPGYATVRDNPFTGRAEALGVVGAGYEPLQNEDHAEFLNNLADQSGAVFDTAGSLRGGRQVFITMQLPDTLRIGGTDAVDLNIAALNSHDGSGAFRILVTPVRVVCANTQAAALAAHASSFSIRHTRNAKAAVAAARDALGLTFEYVEAFEVEAERLIETTLTDGQFDDLIEATFGPLDPDASERTKQADADRHDALSYLFHDADTQAGIRGTAWAGYQAVAEYVDHYAPVRAKSDTANARARRLLTSDEPTKTKRLAWSALTAA; encoded by the coding sequence ATGGCACACCAGATCGAGACATACGGCAGCGAGGCCGCTGCCATCTTCGCCCGCACCGACGCGTGGCACCGGCTCGGGACCACCGTCCGAGGCCGCGCGTTCAGCGCCGAGGAAGCGATGACGATCGGGCATCTCGGGGGCTGGCGGGTCCGCAAGGTCCCGCTGACCGCGCACGAGGTCACCACGGACGGAGTGACCGCCATCAGCGCCCCCGGCTACGCGACGGTGCGCGACAACCCGTTCACCGGCCGCGCCGAGGCGCTCGGGGTCGTGGGCGCGGGCTACGAGCCTCTCCAGAACGAGGATCACGCCGAGTTCCTCAACAACCTCGCCGACCAGTCCGGCGCGGTGTTCGACACCGCCGGATCGCTTCGTGGTGGACGGCAGGTCTTCATCACGATGCAGTTGCCGGACACGCTCAGGATCGGCGGCACCGACGCCGTCGACCTGAACATCGCCGCGCTGAACAGCCACGACGGCTCGGGAGCCTTCCGGATCCTCGTGACGCCGGTGCGCGTGGTCTGCGCCAACACCCAAGCAGCCGCGCTGGCGGCTCACGCGTCGAGCTTCTCCATCCGGCACACCCGCAACGCCAAGGCAGCGGTGGCAGCAGCTCGCGACGCCCTCGGGCTGACGTTCGAGTACGTCGAGGCGTTCGAGGTCGAGGCCGAGCGTCTCATCGAGACGACCCTGACCGACGGCCAGTTCGACGACCTCATCGAGGCGACGTTCGGACCGCTCGACCCCGACGCCAGCGAGCGCACGAAGCAGGCCGACGCCGACCGGCACGACGCCCTGTCGTACCTCTTCCACGACGCCGACACGCAGGCCGGCATCCGAGGCACAGCATGGGCCGGCTACCAAGCAGTGGCCGAGTACGTCGACCACTACGCGCCAGTTCGCGCCAAGAGCGACACGGCCAACGCTCGCGCCCGTCGACTCCTGACCTCCGACGAGCCCACCAAGACCAAGCGCCTCGCCTGGTCCGCCCTCACCGCTGCCTGA